The sequence CCAGCAGGTGTAGCGCCCCGTCTCTTGTCCGTCGCCTGTACATGGTGATGGTACCACTCAGAGTACTGGGCATGATGTAGGCCATGCGGAGGCAGGCACTCGTCTGTGCCTCTATGGGCGGGGAGACGATGGACGCCACATCGCCCCGATGGGCCTCCTCGCCATTAGGTCGGAGGGACAGGAAAGAACCTACAAATACACGTATCATTTGAGCTTGTCTTACAACCAAACTAGCCAAACCCTAACCCAAATACAAAGTAAACCATGTCTCTTTCACACATTTTTGTCTGTTTGTTGTTGGTAATCGGTAATATATATGGTCATTATGTTTTTATACTATGGGGTTAATTTTATCATCTGTTATTTTTGTGCACAACTCCATTGACTTACAAATCTGTATAGACTTATTGTATTTTACTTTCTTATCAAAACCgcatgatatatatttgatgtaaatataagttgtcataattaaaacaaaatattgggtgtgtatatttctttGGTTGATTACACAGTAAATGATGTAGATAGTGACATTTGTGTCACATCACGgtgatattgaaaataatattactACCATCTCTCTAACCACTCACCTGAACCTGTGGTGTTGTCTCCCGTGACGAAGACTCGGTCACGGACTGTCAGTGGACTTTGGGTCCTTTCCCACAACACATACTCTGGATCCCTGGCCGGCGGAGCGAAGCCACATACGTTCACCTCAAAGTCACATGACAGTGGGAGCAGAACAGCGGGGGGCTGGGTGGTGGTGGGGACTGTCGTAGTTGTTGTTAGTGTAACTAAAAACCGAACGATGATAAAAAGAGTGTTTTGTAACCACAATTGCAGACTAggaattactttacaattatCTGGtttgataattgtttttatcaacTGTATTGAAGtgatttatatacaataaaaagtAGTGGGAAACAATAGGTAGTGTAAGAACAACGAATAGGAGTATAATGAAATCGAACATTATAACATGATGTAAAGGTctaattccgtctttgcatatctAAATGTTATCTGCCCTCGagggtatatatttatatcgtGACGTCATTTGATCGCAAACGTAACGTCACAATCTATACCTTCCtgcatgggagataactctgtaatatgaaaagtggaatagtacatgtatactactTACCATTTGTGAGAACAGTGTCGTCGATTGCCAGGTCACTTAGATAGTGGTACTTGGTTGTTGCCTCGAACAGTAGctataacaataataataggatataatatattacatgtactagtTATATTGTGTCATAGGGCAAAACTTTTCCTAATCATGTATTGCGTTTTTCATTAAGCAACAAGTAATAGAGAAACCTTATTCCACAgatttttagaaatatattttgcTGAGGACTCAACATGGGTTAAGAACAAGACTATTTTAAATATTCCTTTCAATGAAATATCGATACTAACATCTTTTCCGTGAATGTCttaattaatatcatatatCCTTTTTGTGAAACATTTCGAAATTGCTTTTTAATCATCCTTTTCATAGTCCTAAAAATGTATTCTCTTGCATGATGATTAATATTATGGgaaaaaatgtattcaaatatAATAGGAACAATTAGCAGTCATATAATAAATGAACCACTTACTGTGTATGACCCAGGAGAAAGTTCAACAACCGCCTGCAACCAGTCTGGTCCCTGACGGCCTTTACGTGACCATACAATGTTTGAGTTGCCATTGGAAAAGTTCTGATGCAGACTGAGGGAGCCGACCCCCAAGCCATTCATTATATACCAGAATGAGAACTGGAGGTGTACATCGGAGTCAATGACGTCACTAGCTAGCACAGCCTTCCAGGACGAGTTTCTAGCTTCGATTCCCCGGATGTAGGCGTATTTGCCATCTAGTGTGGATAcaaataataaatgataatttcgtaaaaaaataaacaataaaaaaaaaaacaagcagAATTAGTCTatctttttttacattttgggGCTGAACAATTATACCTGACATAGAAAAATAATAGGTACTTTTCTAGAAAAATCTCAGGATCACAGACAAACACGTACCTCCATTGGTATGATCGGTTTTAGGAGCAGACAATCCCCGCACTTCGTTAGTATCACCAATGTGCCAGTCGAAATCACTATGGCTACCGATGTGCCATGTACAAGAACTGCTCTCAAACGTGCAGTTAATGGCGGAATCATTTCCTGTCAGGTAAAAACAGATTAATCACAAATAATAACGTATATTAAATTCCATTAAAAACGCGCCATTGTAGTAATCTTCATGATTTATCAGAACTAAAGTTTTTCATTGAATACCTTGCAGTAAGGGTATTCTATGTctactgatttttttattatttgtttttaaatcatgGTTCGAAAATTTCCATTGAATTAACAAAAACCATTTACTGCAAAACATATTCACTTTGAAGTAATTAAGAACAATAAAAAGAACTACCTAAGAATTCCCGGGAAATTGTTGCCGTTGTCGTTTCGTCTAGGTATGTTGCTGCTGTCGGCTGCTCCCAATATAGATGGGTACCATTTGGTCTATTGGCTGACGTTACCGTGTAAACACTGACGTCATCTAATCCTGTGACGTGAGAACTGTCCTCTTtctccattttaaaaattacctACAGTGATGAGAGTCACCATATATCATGGTTGGTCATTTATCTCATTACTAGCATACACATTGCAAGAGACCACGAAACGGTTATCCATAATAACACGACCGAAAAGGTGCAAGACATTACATTTTGTGAATTATAGAAATAATAAATGATGCGTTTTTGTTTTTCCTTAGTTCGAGTTGAAATAGATTATAGCAGTTAAACGCATGCATACTTGAGATGTTATCggatattttgtttgttttaagtttgccatttctgaataaagttattgttttgttttaatgattacCATAGGCCAGCATTGCGCTTAATGATACTATTAAATACACGTTAAAAATGATGTGCAACATATCTACCTTAAAAGAAATGTCCATCTTTAGCATTAATGCCACTTTCTTCCATTTCTTGTCATTTGTATAACCTCGCCAGGCTGTATCCCGGTGACCAGTGGAATACTCCACAACGACTTGCAGACCTGACGCGGAGTTCCCGCGTTTGTCAAACCAGAACTCCACACACACTGCGCCCATCGGCAGTTCTGGAAGCGCCAACTCGAACGAAGTACCGGTGATTGAACGTGAAGAAGTCACTTTTGGCCGAGCATAGTACCCTAAACAAGAAAATCTGGTTACAGTAAATTTGGTTAAAGATATACTAAATGTGTTGATATCCTGCTATGTTTTGATAGGATTTGTTTCCAGTATAAAAATGAGAAGGCAAAGTTTAAATGGATTAAAGATAAAAAGTATAGTAAATACATTGACATTAGCCGCAAAAAGTAGTTGTTTTGTTATAAAGATACAATTTATGCCCCTCCACACATTTCAAGAACAACTCAACaactaaatgaaattgaaatggcAACCCCAAAAAGGATGacatttaaattaattgttaatgATCCACCATGTTGATTCAAACAAGGAACAGGAAAATATTTGGAACCAAAATCATGATTAAATATACAATGAAacttatcaaaatttattaatCAAAGTGGGGATGACACAAAAACCGCCActgtcaaacaaaaacaataactgTCACTTAAAGGGTGGGTTAAGGGTGGGTTTGAAAACTTTTCAAATATTATAGTGCTTGAAAggaaaatcaaagatggctgctgATCGAGAATAGGGATGCGTACCCTCAGGCCACACTAACCAATCAAAAGCCTGCGATATCATTCCGTCATCAGCAGccaatcagaaaaaatattgattctATAAAAGATTCCTTGTCCAAATTAAAAGACAGTATATATCATAGTTTTAAAGAGTCaaacttcatttttttaaaatccaaattagacattCCTTGAAAAAATCctgaaataattacaaaacatattGATATAACTTGATATGAGTTACAAGCATAAAATAATCTAATTTCTTAGCTAGCATTTATGCCCCTTCACATATATCAATAACAACTGAACaactaaatgaaattgaaatggcCACCCCAAAAATGGtgacatttaaatttattgttaATGATCCACCATGTGGATTAAAACAAGAAATGACGATTATCAATGCAAAATCAAAATCACCACAACTAaagaataaaattttatcaaaatcatgttAGCCTAAGTGGATTGGCCCAAACCCCCCCACAAATACCTATATGATACAAAACCTGCGATGTCATTCCGTCATCAGCAGCCAATCAGAAAAGATATTGATTCTGTTAAAGATTCCTTGTCCAAATTATAAGACAGTATACATCATAGTTTTAAAGAGTCAAACttcaaaaaaaattttgaatccaaattagacattccttgaaaaaaatcctaaaataaTTACGAAACATAAAAATATAGCTTGATATGAGTTACAAGCTAATTTCTAAGCTAGCATTTATTTATGCTTAAGGAAAAATGACTGTTCTACACATTGGACTACATATATTACCTTTATTATTGGTATGTTCACCTGTCCCTCCAAATCCAAAGAATCCTCCAATTTTATCTTGTTTTAACTCCCATATGGCACCAGGATTAAGATTCTGATATGAACACAAGTCACTGTCAAAAGAACAACTGGCGTTTGTGATAGTATGGTTCTTTACTGAGGCACACGAGCTCATGACCCATACCTTTCCCGCATACGGAGAACTGGCGGCGACATTACCTTTAAAACATATAAGTCATATTGATTAATAACACGATTAGCATAGGCAAAAGTATAATCAGTATTATTAGGTTAATAACACAGGCAAAATTCTAGTATCTTCCTTACCGATTTTACTAGAAAattgatttacctgtaattcgTTCGAGGTTTTGCCTGAAACTGACATGGAAATGATTTAATTGTCACTTGAAGGAAACTTCATGTTAGTTTCAGATGAACAGTCTAAAATTGATTagaaaaatggtttttgaaCCGAAACTATCATCATTTTGGAAGGTTTCTGTTTATCCCCGATTTTCTCGAGGAATAAAACGAATGTTTCCACCTAAAATATtatgttcaaataaaatgttcaaaatattcatttgtaaataaaaaacatgaaaagaATAAGTATGGTAAAACAATCAGTGACAATCGATGACCATCTCTGTGCacatcttcgctagccaaggcttcTAATTACGTTACACTTCaagtgtaacgtaatcagaagccttggctagcgaagatgcTATGTGCactgcatcctcgatattccagggttccgatcacttgcgatctctacatcccttgactatctcatagtagaACTGGAGGCAGCTCAGAGAAAAGAATCTTAACCAAACACAGACCAGCAAACATTTAAatacatagtccaggggtgtagcgatcgtaagtgatcggaacccctggagtatcaaagatGTATGCCTTGATCCGATCTGATCAGATATCGTACTACATCCAGTGGTCTGGTAAGAATATCattacatcaattataatttccaaaattacgaaaatatttagaaatatcaTGGAACAATTACAAGTTGTTACgtaaaatatttatcatcaaTCAAAACCGTAAATGTATGTAGAAGAATAGGTATTATCAATATGATAGCGAAATAAATACTCAAAGTTCGTTTATTGAAGGTAAATATATTCATTGCAGGTAAAATGAGTGTAACGAAGACACATCGAGATGTAAGAGTCAATTCGATCCTTCCGGGTTCTTCATCAGGTAAAATACAAATGATAGAACTGCTATATGTATACTTATTTGACTTGTAATCGCAGATGGAAGCAGAAAACTTCTCATATGGGATCATAAAGTGATCTAAATTGTGATGCCAGAACAGATCATAGTTTATAAGATTATCAGGAAACACAATTTCTTAAGTGATCCTACGATTATTCATCTTTAGCCGAGTTGAAGAGTACTTCAATGCTGTTCTGAACAAGTACAGATAACATGTCTTTATCACAAGACGTATCTCGTACTATTTTCAGAAATAGACCGTGACACCACTTTAATATGATACACATGTTGAACGTATAATTATGATTTCTAATACTCCTACAATCTTTCTTTTTAATGTCTTTTTCTATGTCTTTTTTAGTCTCTGTCTCAGCCGTTaagattttaatgtaaaaaaaattaaagcactatataaaaatgtaaagaaaGCGATTCAATGCACTTGATTCAAAAGAACCATGAAGCATTTATGTTTGGTGCAAGATTCCTAAACTTGTTGGTGATGTTGAGATTTAATAAAAATTGAACAGAAACAAAACGTGTTGGAAGGTGtagaattaattaatttgttttccgttttatcacaaaaaatcaggttgtatacaaattatattagatctagcatgtttttttttcatttcgtgTTAACGACACGGTTAAGGAAGTATGAAGTTATACAAATATCTTGTTTCGACTTTGGCTTTCGAGAGTTTAATTGATACGTcgaatttaatttcataaaaatataccGGAAAACAATTGCTAATGAAAACTGGCAGCACATTGCAACATCTAGTGTGTCGAAATTGCATAGGGCAAGGaattatcaaatcaaattatatatagaaaattttcaaatgtgaagtttttattaaaaagaaaaaagaaagaaaattaattaaaaatttaaacaaatattgaacttacctaatattacaaacaaaaacaGCGAGTTCCACAAAACCTTCAATATAATATCCATTATGGTTATCGGTGGACGAGGattttctgaatgaaatgtactAGTGTGTGTGATAGGATTATATATTGATAGGGTCCCGTAGATAGGTCGACCTGTCTGTTCGCGACCCGCCACATGATGA is a genomic window of Argopecten irradians isolate NY chromosome 10, Ai_NY, whole genome shotgun sequence containing:
- the LOC138333436 gene encoding MAM and LDL-receptor class A domain-containing protein 1-like — its product is MDIILKVLWNSLFLFVILGNVAASSPYAGKVWVMSSCASVKNHTITNASCSFDSDLCSYQNLNPGAIWELKQDKIGGFFGFGGTGEHTNNKGYYARPKVTSSRSITGTSFELALPELPMGAVCVEFWFDKRGNSASGLQVVVEYSTGHRDTAWRGYTNDKKWKKVALMLKMDISFKVIFKMEKEDSSHVTGLDDVSVYTVTSANRPNGTHLYWEQPTAATYLDETTTATISREFLGNDSAINCTFESSSCTWHIGSHSDFDWHIGDTNEVRGLSAPKTDHTNGDGKYAYIRGIEARNSSWKAVLASDVIDSDVHLQFSFWYIMNGLGVGSLSLHQNFSNGNSNIVWSRKGRQGPDWLQAVVELSPGSYTLLFEATTKYHYLSDLAIDDTVLTNVTLTTTTTVPTTTQPPAVLLPLSCDFEVNVCGFAPPARDPEYVLWERTQSPLTVRDRVFVTGDNTTGSGSFLSLRPNGEEAHRGDVASIVSPPIEAQTSACLRMAYIMPSTLSGTITMYRRRTRDGALHLLEHLSGYYGPQWRSQQVDLQSNETFQIEIKGSYVGEPGAIVGVDDLSLESGPCPVTTTPPPTTTTTLPLPQFEVSAVCGDHDFHEIPGLSCSFDSTACSYSSVGDELEWILLNDSYHRIPGGKTGQYIVLDTTQLTTPHGSVAQLVSPISNGSDICLTFWYLNPSPSSNLEVLMEFISGASASIWSTDGEAHADWQSVTISVKTETAYKLVFRSKKTDTFGPVGIDEIRVYKTTIEENLSSKSTQSVTPTISVTGLLSTQSKTSQHLSSALSSIAYATHSTNKISGRTLSSMSTSPIPSVTTSGLHVTSPVLVTSSSKSSIMPIITKISSSGSTVLPSVSVTIDNLLNSKTTRETSNNSDKSTDTDSNTQTKALYIGLSVAVFGMCGIVLAVYLLKKKIKISNLKQAEVQMRDIDSIEKKDNMENKTKNSDEVEQRPGSQQSATSVSVIGFRKLDV